The following proteins are co-located in the Sphingomonas panacis genome:
- a CDS encoding TCR/Tet family MFS transporter — protein MRFEHRAVPIVLAAVLIDTIGFGIVMPVLPTLIVQLKGGTLSDAARTGGALLIAFAAAQFFAGPIFGSLGDRFGRRPVLLAAMIAFAVDYGLMAFAPTVGWLFLGRIFAGVAGAIYGPANAVLADVTPPEKRGETFGLMGAAFGAGFIIGPAIGGLLAGFGPRAPFVVAAALAVLNAVWMAVAMPETLAPADRRAFDWRRANAFGAFKPVFHAGGATPLLVVAFLWQLGQMVYPATWAFWCEIRFGWSPHMVGLSLAASGVTMALTQVFLTGRVIRRFGEARTVMIGMAVAVATFVAINFATAGWMVFALIALGSLTGLVFPGINALLSRSVDSSNQGALQGGMASLGSVAEVIGPLAMTQTLAFGTEHGTPGAAFLLAAALAAVAAVIVATRVVQREGIAPA, from the coding sequence ATGCGGTTCGAACATCGCGCGGTGCCGATCGTTCTGGCGGCCGTGCTGATCGATACGATCGGCTTCGGCATCGTCATGCCGGTGCTGCCGACGCTGATCGTGCAGTTGAAGGGCGGCACCCTCTCCGACGCGGCACGCACCGGCGGCGCGCTGCTGATCGCGTTCGCCGCCGCGCAATTCTTCGCCGGGCCGATCTTCGGGAGCCTCGGTGATCGCTTCGGGCGGCGGCCGGTGCTGCTCGCGGCGATGATCGCCTTCGCGGTCGATTACGGGCTGATGGCGTTCGCGCCGACGGTCGGCTGGCTGTTCCTGGGGCGAATCTTCGCCGGGGTGGCGGGCGCGATCTATGGCCCCGCCAACGCCGTGCTCGCCGATGTGACGCCGCCTGAGAAACGCGGCGAGACCTTCGGGTTGATGGGCGCGGCGTTCGGCGCGGGGTTCATCATCGGGCCGGCGATCGGCGGGCTGCTTGCCGGGTTCGGGCCGCGCGCGCCGTTCGTCGTGGCGGCTGCGCTCGCAGTGCTGAACGCGGTGTGGATGGCCGTGGCGATGCCCGAGACGCTCGCGCCCGCCGACCGCCGCGCGTTCGACTGGCGCCGCGCCAATGCGTTCGGCGCGTTCAAGCCGGTGTTCCACGCCGGCGGCGCGACCCCGCTGCTGGTCGTCGCGTTCCTCTGGCAGCTCGGCCAGATGGTCTATCCCGCCACATGGGCGTTCTGGTGCGAGATCCGCTTCGGCTGGAGCCCGCATATGGTCGGCCTGTCGCTCGCGGCATCGGGGGTGACGATGGCACTGACCCAGGTGTTCCTCACCGGCCGCGTGATCCGACGCTTCGGCGAGGCGCGCACGGTGATGATCGGCATGGCGGTGGCGGTCGCCACCTTCGTCGCGATCAATTTCGCGACCGCGGGCTGGATGGTGTTCGCGCTGATCGCGCTGGGATCGCTCACCGGGCTGGTCTTCCCCGGCATCAACGCTTTGCTGTCACGCAGCGTCGATTCCTCCAACCAGGGCGCATTGCAGGGCGGGATGGCGAGCCTGGGCAGCGTCGCCGAGGTGATCGGCCCGCTCGCGATGACGCAGACGCTGGCGTTCGGGACGGAGCATGGCACGCCCGGCGCGGCCTTCCTGCTGGCGGCGGCGCTGGCGGCGGTGGCAGCGGTGATCGTCGCGACGCGGGTGGTGCAGCGGGAGGGCATCGCGCCAGCGTAG
- a CDS encoding sulfite exporter TauE/SafE family protein: MILAGINPLYSVAGLAIGTLVGLTGVGGGSLMTPLLVLLFNFHPVTAVGTDLLYASATKSVGTGVHGFNRTVDWRVVRLLAIGSVPATVLTLVVLGYAGRHYGGMVEVVTIVLGLTLIATAIAMLFRTQIVRRIAPAIAALSTRRIATLTITLGVLLGVLVSLTSVGAGAIGMTALLALYPHLPTNRLVGSDIAHAVPLTLIAGIGHWAMGAVDFGLLGSLLIGSVPGIVIGSLLSARVPDGVLRAILAVTLFVVGTKLLF, encoded by the coding sequence ATGATTCTTGCCGGTATCAACCCGCTCTACTCGGTGGCTGGCCTGGCCATCGGCACGCTCGTCGGGCTGACAGGCGTGGGCGGCGGATCGCTGATGACGCCCCTGCTCGTGCTGCTGTTCAACTTCCATCCCGTCACCGCGGTCGGCACCGACCTGCTCTACGCCTCCGCGACCAAGAGCGTGGGGACCGGCGTCCACGGCTTCAACCGCACCGTCGACTGGCGGGTGGTGCGATTGCTCGCCATCGGCAGCGTGCCCGCCACGGTGCTGACGCTGGTCGTGCTCGGCTATGCCGGCAGACATTATGGCGGGATGGTCGAGGTCGTGACGATCGTCCTCGGTCTGACGCTGATCGCGACGGCGATCGCGATGCTGTTCCGCACCCAGATCGTCCGCCGGATCGCGCCGGCGATTGCCGCGCTCAGCACGCGCCGCATCGCCACGCTGACGATCACGCTCGGCGTACTGCTCGGCGTGCTGGTGTCGCTCACCTCCGTCGGCGCGGGTGCGATCGGCATGACCGCGCTGCTTGCGCTCTATCCGCATTTGCCGACCAACCGGCTGGTCGGATCGGACATCGCGCATGCGGTGCCGCTGACGCTGATCGCCGGCATCGGCCACTGGGCGATGGGCGCGGTCGATTTCGGGCTGCTTGGCAGCCTGCTGATCGGATCGGTGCCCGGCATCGTCATCGGCAGCTTGCTCTCGGCGCGCGTGCCCGACGGCGTGCTGCGCGCGATCCTGGCGGTGACGCTGTTCGTGGTGGGCACCAAGCTGCTGTTCTAA
- a CDS encoding VOC family protein has product MFETYTLHHVGIICPDLADANDFMAKMGLVESYRGHVERWGCWCIFTVAAAGAVIELVVPDADSVLAKFNKGAGGVHHFAYQVEDLRATMDWCAARGLRMLEPEPVKGAGDFLCNFVNPVDTRGIQIEFVQPLTA; this is encoded by the coding sequence ATGTTCGAAACCTATACTCTGCACCACGTCGGCATCATCTGCCCGGATCTTGCCGATGCCAACGACTTCATGGCGAAGATGGGGCTGGTCGAAAGCTATCGCGGCCATGTCGAACGCTGGGGTTGCTGGTGCATCTTCACCGTCGCCGCAGCAGGCGCGGTGATCGAACTGGTCGTGCCCGATGCCGACAGCGTGCTGGCGAAGTTCAACAAGGGCGCCGGCGGCGTCCACCATTTCGCCTATCAGGTGGAGGATCTGCGCGCGACGATGGACTGGTGCGCGGCGCGTGGCCTGCGCATGCTGGAACCCGAGCCGGTGAAAGGCGCGGGCGATTTCCTGTGCAATTTCGTCAATCCGGTCGATACGCGCGGAATTCAGATCGAGTTCGTCCAGCCGCTCACGGCTTGA
- a CDS encoding MBOAT family O-acyltransferase, translating into MLFNSAGFLLLFLPAALILYHLLFARAERWRQPFLIALTILFYTIGGKKFLVLLLVSVAVNYAVARWITARRRVGRSARWPLVVGIGFDLALLFYFKYFAAVIVGAGGLFGLDLPLRHIALPLGISFFTFQQIGFLVDLARGRFEMKRAVDYAGFVLFFPQLLAGPIVRYEELVPQLRVRPPGAASANILIGLTIFAIGLFKKVVIADTVATLAAPVFDAAATGATPGMMACWIAAFAYTAQIYFDFSGYSDMAIGTARMFGVVLPLNFHSPLRASSIIELWRRWHVTLSRWAQSYIFQPLTIPLARFSADHAAGKFASFLLSFAVPIMLSMVVIGVWHGAGWTFVMFGVMQGVYMAVNEYWRMTHRKARKARKGPPPLYVEPMYRALTLVAFVVAVVAFRAPSLDVVGRMYGAMLGVGGDAIVAWPGGLGATLAILAVIYAIIYLAPNTQAILTHYEPVLEWAKWRKVDPPRAAIEWRLTAGWTIASSVLLFVGFVLMMRGTTNFIYFNF; encoded by the coding sequence ATGTTGTTCAATTCGGCGGGTTTTTTGCTGCTGTTCCTGCCGGCCGCGCTGATCCTGTACCATCTCCTGTTCGCGCGCGCGGAACGCTGGCGCCAGCCGTTCCTGATCGCGCTGACGATCCTGTTCTATACGATCGGCGGCAAAAAATTCCTTGTGTTGCTGCTGGTGTCGGTGGCGGTGAATTATGCGGTGGCGCGCTGGATCACGGCGCGGCGGCGGGTTGGCCGGTCGGCGCGCTGGCCGCTGGTGGTGGGTATCGGCTTCGATCTCGCCTTGCTGTTCTACTTCAAATATTTCGCGGCGGTGATCGTCGGTGCCGGCGGGTTGTTCGGGCTGGATCTGCCGCTCCGACACATCGCGCTGCCGCTGGGAATCTCGTTCTTCACCTTCCAGCAGATCGGCTTCCTGGTCGATCTCGCGCGCGGGCGGTTCGAGATGAAGCGAGCGGTCGATTACGCCGGGTTCGTGCTGTTCTTCCCGCAACTGCTCGCCGGTCCAATCGTTCGCTATGAGGAACTGGTGCCGCAATTGCGTGTCCGCCCGCCCGGTGCGGCGAGCGCCAACATCCTGATCGGGCTGACGATCTTCGCGATCGGGCTGTTCAAGAAGGTGGTGATCGCCGATACGGTCGCGACACTGGCGGCGCCGGTGTTCGACGCCGCCGCGACCGGGGCGACGCCGGGCATGATGGCATGCTGGATCGCCGCCTTCGCCTATACCGCGCAGATTTATTTCGATTTCTCGGGCTATTCGGACATGGCGATCGGCACCGCGCGGATGTTCGGCGTGGTGCTGCCGCTCAATTTCCATTCGCCGCTGCGCGCATCGAGCATCATCGAGCTGTGGCGGCGCTGGCACGTGACGCTGAGCCGCTGGGCGCAAAGCTATATCTTCCAGCCGCTGACGATCCCGCTTGCGCGGTTCTCGGCGGATCACGCGGCGGGCAAATTCGCGAGCTTCCTGCTGTCGTTCGCGGTGCCGATCATGCTGTCGATGGTGGTGATCGGCGTGTGGCACGGCGCGGGGTGGACGTTCGTGATGTTCGGCGTGATGCAGGGCGTCTACATGGCCGTGAACGAATATTGGCGGATGACTCACCGCAAGGCGCGCAAGGCGCGTAAAGGACCGCCGCCTTTATATGTCGAGCCGATGTACCGCGCGCTGACGCTGGTCGCGTTTGTGGTCGCGGTGGTGGCGTTCCGCGCGCCGTCGCTCGACGTGGTCGGCCGGATGTACGGCGCGATGCTCGGCGTGGGCGGCGACGCGATCGTGGCGTGGCCGGGCGGACTCGGGGCGACGCTGGCGATCCTCGCGGTCATTTACGCGATCATCTACCTCGCCCCCAACACGCAGGCGATTCTCACGCACTATGAGCCGGTGCTCGAATGGGCGAAGTGGCGTAAGGTCGATCCGCCGCGCGCGGCGATCGAATGGCGGCTCACCGCCGGCTGGACGATCGCATCCTCGGTGCTTCTGTTCGTGGGCTTCGTGCTGATGATGCGCGGCACCACAAACTTCATATACTTCAATTTTTGA
- a CDS encoding class I SAM-dependent methyltransferase, producing MTETGSRVALRTITETVGTAWPEHQGFIAKSLAGRSDAVLDVSERLSDAILKLAPDIEGGLPALVADYRFLCEEIVLPEEMHFRRYDSYRLSRFEDANRECYANAPFMNRYMNGLLLSDVLWSNHAHAFAYFVDHYLPRLPAGGRHLEIGPGHGLLLYFAAASGHLSRIAAWDVSPTSIAKTRHALDLLGVTAPVELTLQDLFAAAAPGEDALFDGIVMSEILEHLEQPVAALQSAARWLAPGGLLWINVPANSPAPDHIFLFEGLDHAQAIAREAGLEVIDAVAFPMSGTTLARAEKHKLSISCSVLARRPG from the coding sequence ATGACCGAAACCGGCTCGCGGGTCGCCCTGCGCACGATTACGGAGACCGTCGGCACCGCATGGCCTGAGCATCAAGGCTTCATCGCCAAGAGCCTCGCCGGTCGCTCCGACGCGGTGCTCGACGTGTCGGAACGGCTCAGCGACGCGATCCTCAAGCTAGCGCCCGATATCGAGGGCGGCTTGCCCGCGCTCGTCGCGGATTACCGCTTCCTGTGCGAAGAGATCGTGCTCCCCGAGGAAATGCATTTCCGCCGCTATGACAGCTACCGTCTGAGCCGCTTCGAGGACGCCAACCGCGAATGCTATGCCAACGCGCCGTTCATGAACCGCTACATGAACGGGTTGCTCCTCTCCGACGTTTTATGGTCGAACCACGCGCACGCCTTCGCTTATTTCGTCGATCACTACCTGCCGCGCCTGCCCGCCGGCGGCAGGCACCTCGAGATCGGCCCCGGCCACGGCCTGTTGCTCTATTTCGCCGCCGCCTCCGGGCATTTGTCCCGAATCGCCGCATGGGACGTCAGCCCGACCAGCATCGCCAAGACCCGCCACGCGCTCGACCTGCTCGGCGTCACCGCGCCGGTCGAACTGACACTGCAGGATCTGTTCGCCGCCGCCGCGCCGGGTGAGGACGCCTTGTTCGACGGCATCGTCATGAGCGAGATTCTCGAACATCTCGAACAACCCGTCGCCGCGCTCCAGTCGGCGGCGCGCTGGCTCGCGCCCGGCGGCTTGCTGTGGATCAACGTCCCCGCCAACAGCCCGGCGCCCGACCATATCTTCCTGTTCGAAGGCCTCGACCACGCGCAGGCGATCGCGCGCGAGGCGGGGCTGGAGGTGATCGACGCGGTCGCCTTCCCGATGTCCGGCACCACGCTCGCGCGCGCGGAGAAGCACAAATTGTCGATCAGTTGCTCGGTGCTGGCGCGGCGGCCGGGCTGA
- a CDS encoding LysR substrate-binding domain-containing protein: MAANHQHLRAFHAIAVEGGVSRAARRLNVSQPTLSQQLKALESRYGVTLFESRKAPLRLSPAGRDLLALTRKLFATAADIDDLLGDTADPAGGALRLGSDSPLYAAQLVEQFHRRHPDTGIQIRMGNAREVMRWLDDAEIDAAVASDPPAQGAFSYDPLFTDRLACAMRHDHPLARHASVPIRALADETLILREPTSKTRAFTERALGDAEVRPRATLELQSRETIREGIALGLGISVFLTSECPPDPRILYRPLDTGPRVYRLRSYLVCQSDRKRSAMMRALREIALEMRVADEIEEISPAAAPAPSN, from the coding sequence ATGGCAGCGAATCATCAGCACCTGCGCGCGTTCCATGCGATCGCGGTGGAAGGCGGCGTGTCGCGGGCGGCGCGGCGGCTCAACGTGTCGCAGCCAACCTTGTCGCAGCAGCTCAAGGCGCTCGAAAGCCGCTACGGCGTGACGTTGTTCGAAAGCCGCAAGGCGCCGCTGCGCCTGTCGCCCGCCGGCCGCGATCTGCTTGCGCTGACGCGCAAATTGTTCGCCACCGCAGCGGATATCGACGATCTGCTCGGCGACACCGCCGACCCGGCCGGCGGGGCGCTCCGGCTCGGTTCGGACTCGCCGCTCTATGCCGCGCAACTCGTCGAGCAATTCCACCGCCGCCATCCCGATACCGGCATCCAGATCCGCATGGGCAACGCGCGCGAAGTGATGCGCTGGCTCGACGACGCCGAGATCGACGCCGCCGTCGCCAGCGACCCGCCTGCGCAAGGGGCGTTCAGTTACGATCCGTTGTTCACCGATCGCCTCGCCTGCGCGATGCGCCACGACCATCCGCTCGCACGCCACGCCAGCGTCCCGATCCGCGCGCTCGCCGACGAGACGCTGATCCTGCGCGAGCCGACCTCGAAGACACGCGCCTTCACCGAACGCGCGCTCGGCGATGCCGAAGTGCGGCCGCGTGCGACGCTCGAATTGCAAAGCCGCGAGACGATCCGCGAGGGGATCGCGCTTGGGCTGGGCATCAGCGTCTTCCTCACCTCGGAATGCCCGCCCGATCCGCGCATCCTATACCGCCCGCTGGACACCGGCCCGCGCGTTTATCGGTTGCGCAGCTATCTGGTCTGCCAAAGCGATCGAAAGCGCAGCGCGATGATGCGCGCGCTCCGCGAAATCGCGCTGGAGATGCGGGTGGCGGATGAGATCGAGGAGATCAGCCCGGCCGCCGCGCCAGCACCGAGCAACTGA
- a CDS encoding TIGR03364 family FAD-dependent oxidoreductase, with the protein MAEDQYDIAIVGAGIVGLAHALAAARAGLRAVVIDRDAQVNGASIRNFGFVTVTGQENGAPWRRARRSRDVWAEVAPQAGIPIEHTGLAMVAQRREALAVLEAFMATDMAEGCELLEGAAARARLGEVRPRDLAGALFSGIDLRVESRTAIPRLAAWLTECHNVTFRRGVAVNAVESARVTTSAGSIAAGTIIVCPGDDLATLFPDALARAGVTRCKLQMLRLADPGFRLPSAVMSDLGLVRYRGYAALPAAAALSARLEAEQGDHLANGVHLIVAQNADGSLIVGDSHHYAATPDPFGSSEVDALILDEFAAVFGLVPPVLERWTGTYASASGHSLVETPMDGVRLVVVTSGTGASTAFALAEEVIGGIINIQLGASV; encoded by the coding sequence GTGGCGGAAGACCAGTATGACATTGCCATCGTCGGCGCCGGCATTGTCGGGCTGGCGCATGCGCTCGCCGCCGCGCGCGCGGGCCTGCGGGCCGTTGTGATCGATCGCGACGCGCAGGTGAACGGCGCGTCGATCCGCAATTTCGGTTTCGTCACCGTTACCGGGCAGGAAAATGGCGCGCCGTGGCGTCGCGCGCGCCGCTCGCGCGATGTGTGGGCTGAGGTCGCGCCACAGGCGGGCATCCCCATCGAGCACACCGGCCTCGCCATGGTCGCGCAGCGGCGCGAGGCGCTGGCGGTGCTCGAAGCCTTCATGGCGACCGACATGGCCGAAGGCTGCGAGTTGCTGGAAGGCGCTGCCGCGCGCGCGCGACTTGGCGAAGTCCGCCCGCGCGATCTGGCCGGCGCCTTGTTCAGCGGTATCGATCTGCGCGTCGAATCGCGCACCGCCATTCCCAGACTGGCCGCCTGGCTGACCGAGTGCCACAATGTCACGTTCCGGCGCGGCGTCGCGGTCAACGCGGTCGAATCCGCGCGGGTGACGACCAGCGCCGGCAGCATCGCCGCCGGCACGATCATCGTCTGCCCCGGCGACGATCTCGCCACCCTGTTCCCCGATGCGCTGGCGCGCGCCGGCGTCACGCGCTGCAAGCTCCAGATGCTGCGGCTCGCCGATCCCGGCTTCCGTCTCCCCTCGGCGGTGATGTCCGATCTGGGGCTGGTGCGCTATCGCGGCTATGCGGCGCTGCCTGCCGCTGCCGCGCTCTCCGCGCGGCTCGAGGCCGAGCAGGGCGATCACCTCGCCAACGGCGTCCATCTCATTGTCGCGCAGAACGCCGACGGCAGCTTGATCGTCGGCGACAGCCACCATTATGCCGCCACCCCGGACCCGTTCGGTTCGAGCGAGGTCGACGCGCTTATCCTCGACGAATTCGCCGCCGTGTTCGGGCTCGTGCCCCCGGTGCTCGAACGCTGGACCGGCACTTATGCGTCCGCATCGGGGCACAGCCTCGTCGAAACGCCGATGGACGGCGTGCGGCTCGTCGTCGTCACCAGCGGCACCGGCGCCTCGACCGCCTTCGCGCTCGCCGAGGAGGTGATCGGCGGCATCATCAACATCCAACTGGGAGCTTCCGTATGA
- the phnX gene encoding phosphonoacetaldehyde hydrolase produces the protein MSLAIKAVIFDWAGTMIDFGSRAPVIALLRLFEDAGVPITEADARADMGRAKRDHIRAILAAPHIAAGWQAVYDAPPGEEDVSRLHDAVEPIMRAAAADCALLVPGAAEIAARLRDAGVRIGSCTGYTRAMMADILPRAAEQGYAPEVVVCSGETAEGRPSPLMAWKILVELGVWPSSACVKVDDACVGIREGQEAGMWTVGLAASGNGVGLDAADLAALPADARARRIADAAEALYEAGADYVVDSVADVWPVLDAISIRIAAGEKPA, from the coding sequence ATGAGCCTCGCGATCAAGGCCGTGATTTTCGACTGGGCCGGCACGATGATCGATTTCGGCTCGCGCGCCCCCGTCATCGCGCTGCTACGGCTGTTCGAGGATGCGGGCGTGCCGATCACCGAGGCGGATGCACGCGCCGACATGGGCCGCGCCAAGCGCGACCACATCCGCGCGATCCTCGCGGCGCCGCATATCGCGGCGGGCTGGCAGGCGGTGTACGATGCGCCACCCGGCGAGGAGGACGTGTCGCGATTGCACGATGCGGTCGAGCCGATCATGCGTGCCGCCGCCGCCGATTGTGCGCTGCTCGTCCCCGGGGCTGCGGAGATCGCGGCGCGGCTGCGCGACGCGGGCGTGCGGATCGGCTCCTGCACCGGCTACACCCGTGCGATGATGGCCGACATCCTGCCGCGCGCCGCCGAACAGGGCTATGCGCCCGAGGTCGTGGTCTGTTCGGGCGAGACGGCGGAAGGGCGGCCATCGCCGCTGATGGCGTGGAAAATCCTGGTCGAGCTCGGCGTCTGGCCGTCGTCGGCGTGCGTGAAAGTGGACGATGCCTGCGTCGGCATCCGCGAGGGGCAAGAAGCGGGGATGTGGACGGTCGGGTTGGCCGCATCCGGCAACGGCGTCGGGCTGGATGCCGCCGATCTGGCCGCGCTCCCGGCCGATGCGCGCGCACGCCGCATCGCCGACGCGGCGGAAGCGCTCTACGAGGCGGGAGCCGACTACGTCGTCGACAGCGTCGCCGATGTGTGGCCGGTGCTCGACGCAATCTCGATCCGCATCGCAGCCGGCGAAAAGCCGGCATGA
- a CDS encoding DUF5690 family protein — MSAHDSAVTRWLRTAPPVLFALYGGLAGFGAYSAMYAFRKPFTAASYEHIANWPFAIDFKVALVIAQVAGYALSKVIGIKIVSEMPPARRAVGILTLIGVAELALVGFATLPAVVGIAALFLNGLMLGMIWGLVFGFLEGRRLSEVLGAMLCASFILSSGLVKSAGEALILSGWASERWMPAATGLAFTPLLLLAVWALAQLPPPDARDEAERAPRVPMGRDQRARLFATYAPSLIALIGVYVMLTALRDFRDNFAAEIWRELGFAGEAGIFTVSELPVAVVVLVSMGMLIRVRDNRAAVFWNLALIALGFALLGLATAAFQFGLIGPVAWMIVIGAGLYFAYTPFNALLFDRLMATASVAGNAGFLIYVADACGYVGSVALLLFRSFAHVSLDWSNFLCAVCYGACGLGLAGTAFGALAFRHTVDAQERALEP; from the coding sequence ATGAGCGCTCACGACAGCGCGGTGACGCGCTGGCTGCGCACCGCGCCGCCGGTCTTGTTCGCCCTGTACGGCGGACTCGCCGGCTTCGGCGCCTATTCGGCGATGTACGCGTTCCGCAAACCCTTCACCGCCGCGAGCTATGAGCATATCGCGAACTGGCCGTTCGCGATCGATTTCAAGGTCGCGCTCGTCATCGCACAGGTGGCGGGCTACGCGCTCTCCAAGGTGATCGGCATCAAGATCGTCTCGGAAATGCCGCCCGCGCGCCGCGCCGTCGGCATTCTCACGCTGATCGGCGTGGCGGAACTCGCGCTGGTCGGCTTTGCGACGCTGCCGGCGGTGGTCGGCATCGCGGCCTTGTTCCTCAACGGGCTGATGCTCGGGATGATCTGGGGGCTGGTGTTCGGCTTCCTCGAAGGACGGCGGCTATCCGAAGTGCTCGGCGCGATGCTGTGCGCGAGCTTCATCCTGTCCTCCGGGCTGGTCAAATCGGCGGGTGAGGCGCTGATCCTGTCGGGCTGGGCGAGCGAGCGCTGGATGCCCGCCGCGACGGGCCTCGCCTTCACGCCGCTCCTGCTGCTCGCGGTGTGGGCGCTCGCGCAACTGCCACCGCCCGATGCGCGCGACGAGGCCGAGCGCGCCCCGCGCGTGCCGATGGGCCGCGACCAACGCGCACGGCTGTTCGCCACCTATGCGCCGTCGCTGATCGCGCTGATCGGCGTCTATGTCATGCTCACCGCACTTCGCGATTTCCGCGACAATTTCGCCGCCGAGATCTGGCGGGAACTGGGCTTCGCCGGCGAGGCCGGGATCTTCACCGTATCCGAACTGCCCGTCGCGGTGGTGGTGCTGGTGTCGATGGGGATGCTGATCCGCGTGCGCGACAATCGCGCGGCGGTGTTCTGGAACCTTGCGCTGATCGCACTGGGTTTCGCGCTGCTCGGCCTCGCGACCGCCGCGTTCCAGTTCGGCCTGATCGGCCCGGTCGCGTGGATGATCGTGATCGGCGCCGGGCTGTATTTCGCGTACACCCCGTTCAACGCTTTGCTGTTTGACCGGCTGATGGCGACCGCGTCGGTGGCGGGCAATGCCGGTTTTCTGATCTACGTCGCCGATGCCTGCGGCTATGTCGGCAGCGTCGCGTTGCTGCTGTTCCGCAGCTTCGCGCACGTCTCGCTCGACTGGAGCAACTTCCTGTGTGCGGTGTGCTACGGCGCGTGCGGGCTGGGGCTGGCCGGCACCGCGTTCGGCGCGCTCGCCTTCCGTCACACGGTGGATGCGCAGGAACGTGCGCTGGAGCCGTAA
- a CDS encoding UTRA domain-containing protein, protein MARPDSMIPLAPPEGGGPHYIALRDQIATSIEAGQLAAGAKLPSERQLQTGAGTARGTVREALFQLEAEGLIYRRERSGWYVSPPAVTYDPTRWSGFMTYVAEQGRRPATRTVSKESAPATAAVSDIFRVAPGTLLYVIGRLRSIDGRPVLVEKITVDPALAPGLLDHSLDGSLTQVLTREYGATVIRNRVDMRPCALIKTVADELGVKSGTPGLLVVRTSFDAGGRVVEYDQEYWRHDAIRVHVDLSVRG, encoded by the coding sequence ATGGCGCGCCCCGACAGCATGATCCCGCTCGCCCCGCCTGAGGGCGGCGGCCCGCATTATATCGCGTTGCGCGACCAGATCGCGACCAGCATCGAGGCGGGGCAACTCGCCGCCGGGGCGAAGCTCCCTTCCGAACGCCAGCTACAGACTGGCGCGGGCACTGCGCGCGGCACGGTCCGCGAGGCGCTGTTCCAGCTGGAGGCCGAGGGGCTGATCTACCGGCGCGAGCGCAGCGGCTGGTACGTGTCTCCGCCCGCCGTCACTTATGATCCGACACGGTGGAGCGGGTTCATGACCTATGTCGCCGAACAGGGTCGCCGCCCCGCGACTCGCACGGTGAGCAAGGAGAGCGCCCCCGCCACCGCCGCCGTCTCCGACATCTTCCGCGTTGCGCCGGGGACGCTGCTCTATGTGATCGGGCGGCTGCGCTCGATCGACGGGCGGCCGGTGCTCGTCGAGAAAATCACGGTCGACCCGGCGCTGGCGCCCGGGCTGCTCGACCATTCGCTCGACGGTTCGCTGACTCAGGTGCTCACCCGCGAATATGGCGCGACGGTAATCCGAAACCGGGTCGATATGCGGCCGTGCGCGCTCATCAAGACGGTGGCGGACGAACTCGGCGTCAAATCGGGCACGCCGGGGCTGCTGGTGGTGCGCACCAGCTTCGATGCGGGCGGGCGCGTGGTCGAATACGATCAGGAATATTGGCGCCATGACGCGATCCGCGTGCATGTCGATTTGAGTGTGCGGGGGTAA